In one window of Armatimonadota bacterium DNA:
- a CDS encoding tetratricopeptide repeat protein, translating to MRAGRIGYAAQVGVIHEQGDQSVTDDVQATRDQGIEAFRQGRVDDAIRLLSQAVSDDPRDHRAYAVLGAAHVQRKEYEQAIAAFENARTIRPDAAHIHYNLGLAYQRAGRADDAVPAFQAALEVDPTYEKAKDALNRAQAAARPPGQPSGPPLAPPAPDEASPGPARMPTVPPAAEAAPSPPAAGQDDSPTEEKTPSAPEPEPPTPADARPGPPKMPSVPPAAPAASGPPKAPWDTDSSTGPAKPADDTFQLRRLGGGQEPAKPAPGQKQASGEAASGGPPRAPWEMEGNQVQRLQRPVDRRPKEAPPPRRPEATQTRRPGYVPPRTKKPTQSQYAAAGALGGAIYGAIFMVVLVVVDRILGSQWGVLAKAGKPGLIPLIIGAAITGALFGAIIGVPTAVSANTAPGIYTGVGLWVFVAIIIHLRAGTTGLPLLLGLGVGAVYGLLMGWIVASQTNSSIKRE from the coding sequence GTGCGCGCAGGCAGAATAGGGTATGCAGCACAGGTGGGGGTGATACATGAGCAGGGAGATCAGAGCGTGACCGATGACGTGCAGGCCACCCGCGATCAAGGGATTGAGGCTTTTCGGCAGGGGCGGGTAGATGACGCAATACGGCTCCTCAGTCAGGCCGTGTCGGACGACCCGCGAGATCACCGGGCCTACGCGGTGTTGGGCGCGGCGCACGTTCAGCGCAAGGAATACGAACAAGCCATCGCGGCGTTCGAGAACGCCCGCACCATACGGCCCGACGCGGCCCACATCCACTACAATCTGGGGCTGGCCTATCAGCGGGCGGGGAGGGCGGACGACGCCGTACCGGCATTCCAGGCGGCGCTCGAAGTTGACCCCACGTACGAGAAGGCGAAAGACGCTCTGAACCGGGCGCAGGCCGCTGCCCGGCCCCCCGGGCAGCCGTCCGGGCCGCCCCTGGCTCCGCCGGCGCCCGACGAGGCTTCGCCGGGCCCTGCGAGAATGCCCACCGTTCCACCCGCCGCGGAGGCTGCCCCGAGTCCGCCAGCGGCGGGGCAGGATGACTCGCCGACGGAGGAGAAGACGCCGTCCGCGCCGGAGCCGGAGCCGCCGACTCCCGCCGACGCCCGGCCCGGCCCTCCCAAGATGCCGAGCGTGCCGCCCGCGGCACCTGCTGCATCCGGGCCGCCGAAAGCACCGTGGGATACCGACAGCTCCACCGGCCCGGCCAAACCGGCAGACGACACGTTCCAATTGCGTCGTCTCGGCGGCGGTCAGGAACCTGCGAAGCCAGCACCAGGCCAGAAGCAGGCGTCCGGGGAGGCCGCGTCCGGCGGGCCGCCGCGCGCGCCGTGGGAGATGGAGGGGAACCAGGTACAGCGCCTCCAGCGCCCTGTTGATCGCCGGCCAAAGGAGGCGCCGCCGCCGCGCCGTCCGGAGGCGACACAGACACGCCGGCCCGGCTATGTCCCGCCGCGCACCAAGAAACCGACGCAGAGCCAATACGCGGCCGCGGGCGCGCTCGGCGGCGCGATCTACGGCGCGATCTTCATGGTCGTGCTCGTGGTGGTTGACCGCATCCTGGGCTCTCAATGGGGCGTCCTGGCCAAGGCGGGCAAGCCCGGATTGATTCCGCTCATCATCGGCGCCGCAATCACCGGCGCGTTGTTCGGCGCGATCATCGGCGTTCCGACGGCGGTCAGCGCAAACACGGCGCCGGGCATCTACACCGGCGTCGGCCTGTGGGTGTTCGTCGCCATCATCATCCATCTGCGCGCGGGCACCACCGGACTTCCGCTGCTCCTGGGCCTGGGGGTGGGCGCGGTGTACGGCCTGCTCATGGGTTGGATCGTCGCCAGCCAGACCAATTCGTCCATCAAGCGCGAGTAG
- the thiS gene encoding sulfur carrier protein ThiS, whose translation MVVTLSVNGKQESVEDGTTVAAWLEQQRIRPDVVTVEINRRIIDPTRYGATPLHAGDVVEFVYVVGGDRA comes from the coding sequence TTGGTCGTCACGCTCTCAGTCAACGGCAAACAGGAATCGGTCGAGGACGGCACTACCGTAGCCGCTTGGCTCGAGCAGCAACGCATTCGCCCCGACGTGGTGACCGTGGAAATCAACCGCCGCATCATTGATCCCACGCGCTACGGTGCCACGCCCCTGCACGCGGGCGATGTCGTCGAGTTCGTCTACGTTGTGGGCGGCGACCGCGCCTGA
- a CDS encoding M67 family metallopeptidase: MLLIPKRHMERLQQHVRHEFPMEACGILAGSDGLVLKVYPMINTDHSGYSYFMDPRDQLRVVRDARREGLSLLAIYHSHVASEAYPSERDRELAFYPDLDYVIISLVNLKRPVMRIFRIHNGTVSEQKFRVVRNER; encoded by the coding sequence ATGCTGCTCATACCGAAACGCCATATGGAGCGGCTGCAGCAGCACGTGCGCCATGAGTTCCCCATGGAGGCGTGCGGCATCCTGGCCGGTAGTGATGGTCTGGTGCTCAAGGTGTACCCGATGATCAACACCGACCACAGCGGTTACAGCTATTTCATGGATCCGCGCGACCAGTTGCGGGTCGTCCGCGACGCGCGCAGGGAAGGGCTATCGCTGTTGGCGATCTATCACTCCCACGTTGCCAGCGAGGCGTACCCCAGCGAACGCGACCGCGAACTCGCCTTCTACCCGGACCTCGATTACGTCATCATCTCCCTCGTCAATCTTAAGCGGCCGGTGATGCGTATCTTCCGCATCCACAACGGCACGGTCTCGGAGCAGAAATTCCGCGTCGTTCGCAATGAGAGGTGA
- the larE gene encoding ATP-dependent sacrificial sulfur transferase LarE, producing MGSALVAFSGGVDSSLLLKVASQELPRDRLLAATACSETYPQSEIEDASALAADLDVPHELLTTSELGIEQFAANPPDRCYHCKQELFGKLLDVARRRGLEWVCDGSNHDDLGDWRPGMKAARELGVRSPLQEAGLTKTEIRALSRDMGLPTWDKPSFACLASRFPYGQRITPDELRRVDAAESSLRALGFKQVRVRHHGDVARIEVAAEDISRLLDPALRDRIDARLRELGYTYVAADLRGYRTGSMNEPLGEVGPDQP from the coding sequence ATGGGGAGCGCGCTCGTCGCCTTCTCGGGCGGCGTTGACAGCAGCCTGCTGCTCAAGGTAGCGTCGCAGGAACTCCCGCGCGACCGACTGCTGGCGGCCACCGCGTGCTCCGAGACGTATCCTCAGAGCGAGATTGAGGATGCCTCCGCGCTGGCGGCCGACCTCGACGTCCCTCATGAACTGCTGACGACCTCGGAGCTCGGCATCGAGCAGTTCGCCGCCAACCCGCCCGACCGCTGCTACCACTGCAAGCAGGAGCTTTTCGGCAAACTGCTCGACGTGGCCCGGCGGCGCGGGCTGGAATGGGTGTGTGACGGCTCGAACCACGACGACCTCGGCGACTGGCGACCGGGGATGAAGGCGGCGCGCGAGCTGGGCGTCCGCAGCCCGTTGCAGGAAGCCGGCCTGACCAAGACCGAGATCCGCGCCCTGTCGCGCGACATGGGCTTGCCGACGTGGGACAAGCCGTCATTCGCGTGCCTCGCCTCGCGCTTCCCCTACGGGCAGCGGATAACGCCGGACGAACTCCGCCGTGTGGATGCCGCGGAATCATCCCTGCGCGCCCTCGGCTTCAAGCAGGTGCGGGTGCGGCATCACGGCGATGTGGCGCGCATCGAGGTGGCCGCGGAGGACATCAGCCGCCTGCTCGACCCGGCGCTGCGCGACCGCATTGACGCGCGCCTGCGCGAGCTAGGCTACACTTACGTCGCGGCTGACCTGCGCGGCTATCGCACCGGCAGCATGAACGAGCCGTTGGGAGAAGTCGGCCCGGATCAGCCGTAG
- the ftsH gene encoding ATP-dependent zinc metalloprotease FtsH codes for MNGTRFLKLLFWVGLFVGLLAAGKYLANKQPPQEKLAASEFLNRIAGGQVASAMFRKDIVTGDLRNNRRFVVWLPESDREQYVAALHEAGIDFGYDRPAISESLMSSIIMVVIVVLLMVGFWMFIMRQAQSGSSQALSFGRSRAKRITEGMPKITFSDVAGVEEAKEELEEVVDFLRNAKRFQTLGARIPRGVLLLGPPGCGKTLLARAVAGEAGVPFFHISGSDFVEMFVGVGASRVRDLFEQAKANRPCIVFIDEIDAVGRQRFAGLGGGHDEREPTLNQLLVEMDGFDPNAGVILVAATNRPDVLDPALLRPGRFDRRIVVDQPDIKGRRDILAVHVKGKPLADDVDLEVLARRTPGFSGADLANMANEGALLAARGSKTKIEMVDFEASVDRVIAGPERKSRIISEAEKRILAHHEVGHAVLAELLPHADPLHKTSILARGMALGYTLQLPLEDKYVTTRSELLDDITVLLGGRAAERIVFAEPTTGATNDLERATELARRMVTEFGMSDKLGARSFGRKHGMPFLGRDLMDERDYSDDVASAIDHEIRAIIDQSYHRAEEILRERRSAMERIVQVLLEKETLERDEFKALLEDRPLPESESAGPSPPGGEAVKPETHKEEGESIGPAGIEPSPA; via the coding sequence TTGAACGGAACCAGATTCCTGAAGCTCCTGTTCTGGGTGGGCCTGTTTGTCGGCTTGCTTGCCGCGGGCAAGTACCTGGCGAACAAGCAGCCCCCGCAGGAGAAGCTGGCGGCAAGCGAGTTCCTCAACCGCATCGCCGGCGGTCAGGTCGCCAGCGCGATGTTCCGCAAGGACATCGTCACGGGCGATCTGCGCAATAATCGCCGCTTCGTCGTCTGGCTGCCCGAGTCCGACCGCGAGCAATACGTGGCCGCCCTGCACGAGGCCGGCATAGACTTCGGCTACGATCGCCCCGCCATCTCCGAGTCCCTGATGAGCAGCATCATCATGGTCGTCATCGTCGTGCTGCTCATGGTCGGCTTCTGGATGTTCATCATGCGCCAGGCGCAGAGCGGCAGCAGTCAGGCGCTGTCTTTCGGCCGCAGCCGCGCCAAACGCATCACCGAGGGCATGCCCAAGATCACGTTCAGCGATGTCGCCGGCGTCGAGGAGGCGAAGGAGGAGTTGGAGGAGGTCGTCGACTTCCTCCGCAACGCCAAGCGCTTCCAGACCCTCGGCGCCCGCATTCCGCGGGGCGTGCTCCTGCTCGGTCCGCCGGGGTGCGGCAAGACGCTGCTGGCGCGCGCCGTCGCGGGCGAGGCGGGGGTGCCCTTCTTCCACATCAGCGGCTCCGACTTCGTCGAGATGTTCGTCGGCGTCGGCGCCTCGCGCGTGCGCGACCTCTTCGAGCAAGCCAAGGCCAACCGCCCCTGCATCGTCTTCATCGACGAAATTGACGCCGTGGGCCGCCAGCGATTCGCGGGCCTCGGCGGCGGTCACGACGAGCGCGAGCCGACGCTCAACCAGTTACTCGTCGAGATGGACGGGTTCGATCCCAATGCAGGCGTCATCCTCGTCGCCGCGACCAACCGCCCCGACGTGCTCGATCCCGCCTTGCTGCGCCCGGGCCGCTTCGATCGCCGCATCGTCGTGGATCAGCCCGACATCAAGGGGCGCCGAGACATCCTCGCCGTTCACGTCAAAGGCAAGCCGCTCGCCGACGACGTGGATCTCGAAGTGTTGGCCCGCCGCACCCCCGGATTCTCCGGCGCGGATCTGGCCAATATGGCCAACGAGGGGGCGCTCCTCGCCGCGCGCGGCAGCAAGACCAAGATCGAAATGGTCGATTTCGAGGCCTCCGTTGACCGCGTCATCGCCGGCCCCGAGCGCAAAAGCCGCATCATCTCCGAGGCCGAGAAGCGAATCCTCGCGCACCACGAGGTCGGGCACGCCGTCCTCGCCGAGTTGCTGCCCCACGCCGATCCGCTGCACAAGACGTCCATCCTCGCTCGCGGCATGGCCCTCGGCTACACGCTCCAGCTCCCGCTCGAGGACAAGTACGTCACGACGCGCTCCGAACTGCTCGATGATATCACCGTCCTGCTCGGCGGCCGCGCGGCGGAGCGGATCGTCTTCGCGGAGCCGACGACCGGCGCCACGAATGACCTGGAGCGCGCGACGGAACTGGCCCGCCGGATGGTGACCGAGTTCGGCATGTCCGACAAGCTCGGCGCGCGCAGCTTCGGGCGCAAGCACGGGATGCCTTTCCTCGGTCGCGACCTCATGGACGAACGTGACTACAGCGATGACGTCGCGTCCGCGATTGATCACGAGATCCGCGCCATCATAGACCAGTCGTACCATCGCGCCGAGGAGATTCTTCGCGAGCGGCGTTCGGCGATGGAGCGCATCGTCCAGGTGCTGCTCGAGAAGGAGACCCTCGAGCGCGACGAGTTCAAAGCTCTGCTCGAAGACCGGCCGCTGCCGGAGAGCGAATCCGCCGGGCCGTCGCCGCCAGGCGGCGAAGCAGTCAAGCCGGAGACGCATAAGGAAGAGGGCGAGTCAATCGGCCCGGCGGGAATCGAGCCCTCGCCCGCGTGA
- a CDS encoding carbohydrate-binding family 9-like protein — MSNMARLALLCVVIGLMLPADALAEARTYVCHRARGGIAIDGRLDDAGWRGIPWTAGFRRFRAPEETTPQRTFVKAAWDDHALYVALRVYDTDPWATKTTRDDSLWEEEVVEVYIDENGDRLNYREFEINPLGTVIDLLIPQAGHQVGWEACARWNGQGWRTAVGMYDAATRPHWVAEMAFPWGMFDEAAHLPPHVGDMWRIQFYRIERPRPGEELVATSWSPTPDFHVPEHFGRLAFTER; from the coding sequence ATGTCTAATATGGCGCGCCTAGCGCTGCTGTGCGTTGTCATCGGCCTCATGCTGCCCGCCGACGCGCTTGCGGAGGCGCGGACGTATGTCTGCCACCGCGCCCGCGGCGGGATTGCGATAGATGGTAGGCTCGACGATGCCGGGTGGCGCGGGATACCGTGGACCGCCGGCTTCCGCCGCTTTCGCGCGCCGGAAGAGACGACCCCCCAGCGCACGTTCGTCAAAGCCGCATGGGATGATCACGCCCTGTATGTCGCTTTGCGCGTGTATGACACCGACCCCTGGGCGACGAAGACGACCCGCGACGACAGCCTGTGGGAAGAGGAAGTCGTCGAGGTTTACATTGACGAGAATGGCGACCGGCTGAACTACCGCGAGTTCGAGATCAATCCGCTCGGCACCGTGATTGACCTGCTGATCCCGCAGGCGGGACATCAGGTCGGCTGGGAGGCATGCGCACGCTGGAACGGGCAGGGCTGGCGCACGGCGGTGGGGATGTACGACGCCGCGACGCGGCCGCACTGGGTGGCGGAGATGGCGTTCCCGTGGGGCATGTTCGACGAAGCGGCGCACTTGCCGCCGCACGTCGGGGATATGTGGCGGATACAGTTCTACCGCATTGAGCGCCCGCGGCCGGGCGAGGAACTGGTCGCCACCTCCTGGTCACCGACGCCCGACTTCCACGTGCCCGAGCACTTCGGGCGGCTTGCCTTTACGGAGCGATGA
- a CDS encoding thiazole biosynthesis protein → MAEESPKFAAVGEKEVTRAIVGRFAHQFMEYVESDVIIVGGGPSGLMAGRELAAQGYRTFIIERNNYLGGGFWIGGYLMNKLTVRAPGHLALDELGVPYEEAFPGLYVADGPHACSKLIAAACDAGVKIASLTVFDDIVLREGNRVAGAVVNWTPVAAMPREITCVDPIALEAKVVIDATGHDAQVARKLEERGLLKTVGFGAMWVERSEDLIVEHTGEAHPGLIVCGMAVSTVYGLPRMGPTFGAMLLSGKRAAKIAASSLASAAPAK, encoded by the coding sequence ATGGCTGAGGAATCACCGAAGTTCGCAGCAGTGGGCGAGAAGGAGGTCACCCGCGCCATCGTCGGCCGGTTCGCCCACCAGTTCATGGAATACGTCGAGAGCGACGTCATCATCGTCGGCGGCGGTCCTTCCGGGCTGATGGCGGGCCGCGAGCTGGCCGCCCAGGGTTACCGCACCTTCATCATCGAGCGCAACAACTACCTCGGCGGCGGCTTCTGGATCGGCGGCTACCTCATGAACAAGCTGACGGTGCGCGCGCCGGGGCACCTCGCCCTCGACGAATTGGGCGTGCCGTACGAGGAGGCGTTCCCCGGGCTCTATGTCGCCGACGGCCCCCATGCGTGCTCCAAGCTGATCGCCGCCGCGTGCGACGCGGGCGTCAAGATCGCCAGCCTCACCGTGTTCGACGACATCGTGCTGCGCGAAGGCAACCGCGTGGCCGGCGCGGTGGTCAACTGGACCCCGGTTGCCGCGATGCCGCGCGAGATAACCTGCGTTGACCCCATCGCCCTCGAAGCGAAAGTCGTCATCGACGCCACCGGGCACGACGCCCAGGTCGCCCGCAAGCTCGAGGAGCGAGGATTGCTCAAGACCGTCGGCTTCGGCGCGATGTGGGTGGAGCGCAGCGAGGACCTGATCGTCGAACACACCGGCGAGGCGCATCCGGGCTTGATCGTCTGCGGCATGGCCGTGTCAACCGTGTACGGTCTGCCGCGCATGGGCCCGACCTTCGGCGCCATGCTGTTGTCGGGCAAGCGAGCAGCGAAGATCGCCGCCTCGTCCCTCGCCAGCGCGGCGCCGGCAAAGTGA
- a CDS encoding NAD+ synthase, with the protein MSGELSVDCEQVRGVLVDFIAGFFEQARCDRAVIGLSGGLDSSTAALLASQALGKGRLTCVILPYGGLSADARQDIDAVIALAGAERIELDITQQIDAYFERFADADRVRRGNKMARERMTILYDQSAAIGGLVVGTSNRTEWLLGYFTLWGDMGAALWPLGCLYKTQVRQMAGHLGLPQRIIDKPPSADLWRGQTDEGEMGVSYEDADRILYRLVDLEMSERQVIAEGFPRAAVTRVIELMRGSEFKRRLPVTPDLPQTAPRDDFI; encoded by the coding sequence ATGTCGGGTGAATTGTCCGTGGACTGCGAGCAGGTGCGGGGAGTTCTCGTTGACTTCATCGCCGGCTTTTTCGAGCAGGCCCGATGCGACCGTGCGGTGATCGGGCTGTCGGGAGGGCTCGATTCCTCCACCGCCGCGCTGCTCGCTTCACAAGCGCTGGGCAAGGGGCGCCTCACCTGTGTCATCCTGCCCTACGGCGGGCTGTCGGCGGACGCGCGCCAGGATATTGACGCGGTCATCGCACTTGCCGGGGCCGAGCGCATCGAGTTAGACATCACGCAGCAGATAGACGCATACTTCGAGCGCTTCGCCGATGCCGACAGGGTCCGGCGCGGCAACAAGATGGCGCGCGAGCGGATGACGATTCTCTACGACCAGTCGGCGGCGATCGGCGGCCTGGTGGTCGGGACCAGCAATCGCACTGAATGGCTGCTCGGGTACTTCACCCTCTGGGGCGACATGGGCGCGGCGCTGTGGCCGCTGGGATGCCTCTACAAGACGCAGGTGCGGCAGATGGCGGGCCACCTCGGCCTGCCGCAGCGCATCATTGACAAACCGCCGTCCGCGGACCTGTGGCGCGGGCAGACCGACGAGGGGGAAATGGGCGTGTCGTACGAGGACGCCGACCGCATCCTCTATCGCCTTGTGGATCTCGAGATGAGCGAGCGCCAGGTCATCGCGGAGGGCTTCCCGCGGGCGGCCGTCACCCGCGTCATCGAACTCATGCGCGGTTCCGAGTTCAAGCGCCGCCTGCCCGTCACCCCCGACCTCCCCCAAACTGCCCCCCGCGACGATTTCATCTGA